A section of the Jannaschia sp. S6380 genome encodes:
- a CDS encoding deoxyribodipyrimidine photo-lyase, producing MAPILLWMRRDFRLTDNPAMDWAAAQDRPVVPVFILDEVVEGWGAAPAWRLGLGLTTIADRLEGIGSRLILRRGRALDVLRDLVAETGADTVAWNRLYVADERARDTGVKEALREDGLTANSFQSHVLFEPWTVKTGTGGYYKVYTPFWKNVRDRALDTPLAPVATLAAPSDWPASDDLGDWNLGHAMRRGAEVVADHVHVGELAARDRLVTFIEEKAQDYVTGRDRLDVDGTSGLSENLTYGEISTRECWFAGQKVLHDGVGDAETFLKELVWRDFAHHLAYHTPRLTTSNWREEWDAFPWRDDNPEAEAWRRGITGVEVVDAAMRELYVTGRMHNRARMLVASYLTKHLMTHWRIGCDWFADTLVDWDPASNALGWQWVAGSGPDATPFFRIFNPQTQAEKFDPKARYRRRWLEDASFYDAIPRSWDMAPGDTYPDAPVVGLAEGRTRALEAYRSRDAE from the coding sequence ATGGCACCGATACTTCTGTGGATGCGCCGGGACTTCCGGTTGACCGACAACCCGGCGATGGACTGGGCCGCCGCGCAGGACCGACCCGTCGTTCCCGTCTTTATCCTGGACGAGGTGGTCGAGGGCTGGGGCGCCGCGCCGGCTTGGCGACTGGGGCTGGGTCTGACGACGATCGCGGACCGGCTGGAAGGGATCGGGTCGCGCCTGATCCTGCGGCGGGGCCGGGCACTCGATGTACTGCGCGACCTCGTGGCGGAAACGGGGGCCGATACCGTGGCGTGGAACCGCCTCTACGTCGCGGACGAGCGCGCGCGCGACACCGGCGTCAAAGAGGCGCTGCGCGAGGACGGGCTGACGGCGAATTCCTTCCAGAGCCACGTCCTGTTCGAGCCATGGACGGTCAAGACCGGCACGGGCGGCTATTACAAGGTCTATACGCCGTTCTGGAAGAACGTGCGCGATCGGGCGCTGGACACGCCGTTGGCCCCGGTGGCGACACTTGCGGCCCCGTCGGACTGGCCCGCCTCGGACGACCTCGGCGACTGGAATCTCGGGCACGCGATGCGGCGCGGAGCCGAAGTGGTGGCCGACCACGTCCATGTCGGCGAACTGGCCGCGCGGGATCGGCTTGTCACCTTCATCGAGGAGAAGGCGCAGGACTACGTCACCGGACGCGACCGCCTGGACGTGGACGGCACCAGCGGGCTGAGCGAGAACCTGACCTATGGCGAGATCAGCACGCGCGAATGCTGGTTCGCCGGACAGAAGGTCCTGCATGACGGGGTGGGCGACGCCGAGACCTTTCTGAAGGAACTCGTCTGGCGCGACTTCGCCCATCACCTGGCCTATCACACGCCACGCCTGACCACGTCGAATTGGCGCGAGGAATGGGACGCGTTCCCCTGGCGCGACGACAACCCCGAGGCCGAGGCCTGGCGCCGCGGGATCACGGGGGTCGAGGTCGTGGACGCGGCGATGCGCGAACTCTACGTCACGGGGCGGATGCACAACCGCGCGCGGATGCTCGTCGCCTCCTATCTGACCAAGCATCTGATGACGCACTGGCGGATCGGCTGCGACTGGTTCGCCGATACGTTGGTCGACTGGGATCCGGCCTCGAACGCGCTTGGTTGGCAATGGGTCGCGGGGTCCGGCCCGGACGCCACGCCGTTCTTCCGCATCTTCAATCCCCAGACGCAGGCCGAAAAGTTCGATCCGAAGGCGCGCTATCGCCGTAGGTGGCTGGAGGATGCGTCGTTCTACGACGCGATCCCGCGAAGCTGGGACATGGCACCGGGCGATACCTATCCGGATGCGCCCGTGGTCGGCCTGGCCGAAGGCCGCACGCGCGCGCTGGAGGCGTATCGGTCACGCGACGCAGAGTAA
- a CDS encoding BCCT family transporter has translation MTTTDTADDPGIPEPEGQAAVIDTDYEIGQDNIEPKVGPFALDIHNPVFIISAVMVVLFVALALIAPDWSQETFTAIRNFVKSKFDWFFLLSANLFVIFSLLLIVSPWGSVRLGGSEATPDYTYPAWFAMLFAAGMGIGLMFFGVLEPVYYFGTPWGDQPLLGSVGVVDGAVQDAATVEAARSMAMAATIFHWGLHPWAIYAIVALALALFAYNKGLPLTLRSAFYPLLGERIWGFWGNAIDTIAAFATLFGLATSLGIGATQVASGLTEVFGGGVPEDGTRNFLGFLWGNVETTNDSSALLALIIAGITLIALVSVVRGLDGGVKVLSEINMVLAGLLLLFVFLVGPTGDILADFFGGLGAYAANIVPLSNPFGREDTGFLHGWTTFYWAWWISWSPFVGMFIARVSRGRTVREFVVCVLLIPSLVCVFWMSTFGGTAISQVIGNGAESGVFQNVIASYKPEIALFAMLADLPLAAITSTLAVVLVIVFFVTSSDSGSLVIDTITAGGKVDAPVIQRVFWCIFEGLVAAVLLLGATGTAGLQSLQAMVISTGLLFCAVLLVMCVAIAMGLASERRVTKDPVAAE, from the coding sequence ATGACGACGACAGACACGGCCGACGATCCGGGGATCCCGGAACCCGAAGGTCAGGCCGCGGTGATCGACACCGACTACGAGATCGGCCAAGACAACATCGAGCCGAAGGTCGGGCCTTTCGCGCTGGACATCCACAACCCGGTCTTCATCATCTCGGCCGTCATGGTGGTGCTGTTCGTGGCACTGGCCCTGATCGCTCCGGACTGGTCGCAGGAAACGTTCACGGCCATCCGCAATTTCGTGAAGAGCAAGTTCGACTGGTTCTTCCTGTTGTCGGCCAACCTGTTCGTGATCTTCTCGCTGCTGCTGATCGTGTCGCCCTGGGGCTCTGTCCGGCTGGGCGGCAGCGAGGCGACGCCCGATTATACCTATCCGGCCTGGTTCGCGATGCTGTTCGCCGCCGGCATGGGCATCGGCCTGATGTTCTTCGGTGTGCTGGAGCCGGTCTATTACTTCGGTACGCCCTGGGGCGATCAGCCGCTTCTGGGCTCCGTCGGCGTGGTCGACGGTGCGGTGCAGGACGCCGCCACGGTCGAGGCCGCGCGCTCGATGGCGATGGCCGCAACGATCTTCCACTGGGGCCTTCACCCTTGGGCGATCTACGCCATCGTCGCGCTGGCGCTGGCGCTGTTTGCCTACAACAAAGGCCTGCCGCTGACGCTCCGTTCGGCCTTCTATCCGCTCCTGGGTGAACGGATCTGGGGCTTCTGGGGCAACGCCATCGACACGATCGCGGCTTTCGCCACGCTGTTCGGCTTGGCCACGTCGCTCGGCATCGGCGCCACGCAGGTCGCATCCGGCCTGACCGAGGTGTTCGGCGGCGGCGTGCCCGAGGACGGGACGCGCAACTTCCTGGGCTTCCTCTGGGGCAATGTCGAGACGACGAACGACAGCTCGGCCCTGCTGGCGCTGATCATCGCGGGCATCACGCTCATCGCGCTGGTGTCGGTCGTGCGCGGGCTGGACGGCGGCGTGAAGGTCCTGTCGGAGATCAACATGGTCCTGGCGGGTCTGCTGCTGCTGTTCGTGTTCCTGGTCGGGCCAACCGGCGACATCCTGGCCGATTTCTTCGGGGGCCTCGGCGCCTATGCGGCGAACATCGTGCCGCTGTCGAACCCGTTCGGACGCGAGGACACGGGTTTCCTGCATGGCTGGACGACCTTCTACTGGGCCTGGTGGATCAGCTGGTCCCCCTTCGTCGGCATGTTCATCGCCCGCGTCAGCCGGGGGCGCACGGTGCGCGAGTTCGTGGTCTGCGTCCTGCTGATCCCGTCGCTCGTCTGCGTGTTCTGGATGTCCACCTTCGGCGGCACGGCGATCAGCCAGGTCATCGGCAACGGCGCCGAAAGCGGTGTGTTCCAGAACGTCATCGCGTCCTACAAGCCCGAGATCGCGCTGTTCGCGATGCTGGCGGATCTGCCTCTGGCGGCGATCACCTCGACCCTGGCGGTCGTGCTGGTGATCGTGTTCTTCGTCACCTCGTCGGACTCGGGGTCGCTGGTGATCGACACGATCACCGCGGGCGGCAAGGTCGATGCGCCGGTGATCCAGCGGGTCTTCTGGTGCATCTTCGAGGGGCTCGTGGCCGCGGTGCTGCTGCTGGGCGCCACCGGAACCGCCGGATTGCAGAGCCTTCAGGCCATGGTCATCTCGACCGGCCTGCTGTTCTGCGCCGTGCTGCTGGTGATGTGCGTGGCGATCGCCATGGGCCTCGCGTCCGAGCGGCGCGTGACCAAGGACCCCGTCGCCGCCGAATAG
- the acuI gene encoding acryloyl-CoA reductase yields MTFKALVVEKDDDGTRAEVQDLTLDRLPEGEVTVAVEYSTVNYKDGLCIGPGGGLVRNYPHVPGIDFAGTVEASDDDRYRLGDKVVLTGWRVGEAHWGGYSQKARVRADWLVPLPDGLTTRQAMAIGTAGFTAMLAVQALEDQGLKPGPKLVTGAAGGVGSVAVALLAAMGHEVAAVTGRPEQEAYLRDLGASRIVPRADLAETVKKPLEGETWGGCVDAVGGAMLARVLGQMEYGASVAAVGLAGGAGLPATVIPFLLRGVNLLGIDSVMQPYDNRIRAWSRIADLLPMDKLDAMVVPATLADLPKLGADILKGQVRGRVVVDLGG; encoded by the coding sequence TTCAAGGCACTCGTGGTGGAAAAGGACGATGACGGCACCCGCGCCGAAGTCCAGGACCTGACGCTCGACCGCCTGCCCGAGGGCGAGGTGACGGTCGCGGTCGAGTACTCGACGGTGAACTACAAGGACGGGCTATGCATCGGGCCGGGGGGCGGCCTGGTCCGGAACTACCCCCATGTGCCCGGCATCGACTTCGCCGGCACGGTCGAGGCCAGCGATGACGACCGCTACAGGCTTGGCGACAAGGTCGTCCTGACCGGCTGGCGCGTGGGCGAGGCGCATTGGGGCGGCTATTCGCAGAAGGCCCGCGTGCGCGCCGACTGGCTGGTGCCGTTGCCGGACGGGCTGACGACGCGCCAGGCGATGGCGATCGGCACGGCGGGGTTCACCGCGATGCTGGCGGTCCAGGCACTGGAAGATCAGGGGTTGAAGCCCGGCCCGAAACTGGTGACGGGCGCAGCCGGTGGTGTGGGATCGGTCGCCGTGGCCCTGCTGGCCGCCATGGGCCATGAGGTCGCCGCCGTGACCGGGCGCCCGGAGCAGGAGGCGTATCTGCGCGACCTCGGCGCATCGCGCATCGTGCCCCGCGCGGACCTGGCCGAGACGGTCAAGAAGCCGCTCGAAGGCGAGACGTGGGGCGGCTGCGTCGATGCGGTGGGCGGCGCGATGCTGGCGCGGGTGCTGGGGCAGATGGAATACGGCGCGAGCGTCGCCGCGGTGGGCCTTGCGGGCGGCGCCGGCCTGCCGGCCACGGTGATCCCGTTCCTGCTCCGGGGCGTGAACCTGCTGGGTATCGACAGCGTGATGCAGCCCTATGACAACCGTATCCGGGCTTGGTCGCGGATCGCCGACCTGCTGCCGATGGACAAGCTCGACGCGATGGTCGTGCCCGCCACGCTGGCCGATCTGCCGAAACTGGGCGCCGACATCCTGAAAGGGCAGGTCCGTGGCCGCGTGGTGGTCGATCTCGGCGGCTGA